In Malus sylvestris chromosome 16, drMalSylv7.2, whole genome shotgun sequence, the following are encoded in one genomic region:
- the LOC126608277 gene encoding 3-oxoacyl-[acyl-carrier-protein] reductase 4-like codes for MASVSASNVVALKSAVKFGATTDGRACQFKQWAPIGGATVWGRSIGLQYRSKRSSISPGYVRAQVATLEQATTGEAKSVEGPVVVVTGASRGIGRAIALSLGKAGCRVLVNYARSSKEAEEVSKEIEAFGGQAITFGGDVSKEEDVEAMLKTAVDAWGTVDVLINNAGITRDGLLMRMKLKQWQEVIDLNLTGVYLCTQAAAKIMMKKKKGRIINIASVVGLVGNVGQANYSAAKAGVIGLTKTVAKEYSSRHINVNAVAPGFIASDMTAKLGDDIEKKILQTIPLARYGQPEEVAGLVEFLALSPAASYMTGQVLTIDGGMVM; via the exons ATGGCTTCGGTATCTGCATCAAACGTCGTCGCTTTAAAATCCGCCGTTAAATTCGGCGCTACCACAGACGGCAGGGCCTGCCAGTTCAAGCAATGGGCTCCGATTGGTGGCGCAACCGTATGGGGTCGGAGCATTGGGCTTCAGTATAGATCCAAGCGCTCCTCCATTTCCCCAG GTTACGTGAGGGCACAGGTGGCGACGCTGGAGCAAGCGACCACCGGGGAGGCCAAAAGTGTGGAGGGtccggtggtggtggtgaccgGAGCTTCTAGAGGCATCGGCAGAGCTATTGCTCTGTCTTTGGGCAAAGCTGGTTGCAGG GTCCTTGTTAACTACGCTAGGTCGTCGAAGGAGGCCGAAGAGGTTTCCAAAGAG ATTGAGGCATTCGGTGGACAAGCTATTACTTTTGGAGGGGATGTTTCGAAAGAAGAAGATGTTGAGGCGATGCTCAAAACT GCAGTTGATGCTTGGGGAACTGTTGATGTACTGATAAACAATGCAG GAATTACCAGGGATGGTCTGTTGATGAGAATGAAATTAAAACAATGGCAGGAGGTCATTGATCTAAATCTTACCGGTGTATATCTATGTACCCAG GCAGCAGCCAAAAtcatgatgaagaagaagaag GGAAGGATTATCAATATAGCATCTGTTGTTGGTCTAGTTGGAAATGTTGGACAAGCCAACTACAGTGCTGCAAAAGCAGGAGTAATTGGCCTGACCAAGACTGTTGCTAAGGAGTATTCAAGCAGACACATTAAT GTTAATGCTGTTGCCCCGGGCTTTATCGCATCAGACATGACTGCCAAGCTAGGGGATGACATTGAGAAGAAAATTTTACAGACTATCCCATTAG CTAGGTATGGCCAACCCGAAGAAGTTGCTGGACTGGTGGAATTCTTGGCCCTTAGTCCTGCAGCCAGTTACATGACCGGACAG GTGCTCACCATTGATGGAGGGATGGTCATGTAG
- the LOC126608279 gene encoding uncharacterized protein LOC126608279 has translation MTTQPGTNWTLLEDVALCTSWVQVTHDSITGNEMQLREMWSLIHTNYLEKMGGQRTKESMSSRWKLLSQSFSTWRDALAQASGNLRSGENLTDQELQAQAWYGAKTKSKNKTFTRFECWNIVKDCPKFRVVHVGPEVFMNSTPLHSTPEHASHDHDEDDEEVPETPPVEQASGSTRYPIRPQGKKASKRKGNASKNDYAKYMEDLARQGELNLAREMAKFEADKAREDAKAAAFERKFEADERERELLRQEREHRREERMAERDRDIMKEPLEGKSPDSKYFWKSEKADVLRRRRAREARARGDGPSTTREDYPSMTREDHPSTTNWLGDGYHPFTNP, from the exons atgactactcaaccaggtacgaattggacgcttcttgaagatgttgcgttgtgtactagttgggttcaagttactcatgattcgattacgggtaatgagatgcagttgcgagaaatgtggagtcttattcataccaattatcttgagaaaatgggtgggcaaagaactaaggaatcgatgtccagtcgttggaaattacttagtcaatcgtttagtacgtggagagacgccttggcacaagctagtggtaatcttcgaagtggggaaaatttaacggatcag gaacttcaagcacaagcttggtatggtgccaaaaccaaaagcaaaaacaaaacattcacccggtttgaatgttggaatattgtcaaagattgtcctaaatttagagttgtgcatgtcggtccagaagttttcatgaacagcacccctctacactctacaccTGAGCATGCCTCGCATGatcatgatgaagatgatgaagaagtgcctgaaacgccccccgttgaacaagcgtcggggtcaacccgttatccaattaggcctcaaggtaagaaggcttcaaagagaaaaggtaatgcttccaagaatgattatgcaaagtatatggaagatcttgcccgccaaggtgaattgaatttggcccgggaaatggctaaatttgaggctgataaggctagagaggatgcaaaagctgcagcttttgagagaaaatttgaagctgatgagagagaaagagaactacttcggcaagaaagggaacatagaagagaagaaagaatggctgaacgagatcgtgacattatgaaggagcctttagaagggaagtctccagactctaaatatttttggaagtcagAGAAAGCGGATGTGTtgcgaaggaggcgtgcaagagaagcgagagcaagaggagatggtcctagcaccacAAGAGAAGATTATCCTAGCAtgacaagagaagatcatcctagcaccacaaattggttaggtgatgGTTATCATCCATTCACgaacccataa
- the LOC126606239 gene encoding protein Iojap-related, mitochondrial — protein MLAALRSRSLSLSFSSSSSLLQQWKLGFPAAYSTFAGKGLLDLQEVEKVLSDVKADDVKVIPAGKHCEWADFMVLATGRSTWHVKNIAQALIYKSKQKQQGAERLVLPSVEGQEGGKWIVIDSGKVIVHALDENARAYYNLEALWTSKKLEKETLEDLDKAFVKIRPKNNSKRKPTTKRA, from the exons ATGTTGGCGGCTCTACGATCTcggtcactctctctctcgttttcttcttcctcgtcACTCCTTCAACAATGGAAGCTAGGGTTTCCGGCCGCGTACTCTACGTTCGCCGGCAAAGGCCTCCTCGACCTCCAAGAGGTCGAGAAGGTTCTCAGCGACGTTAAGGCAGACGACGTGAAGGTCATACCGGCGGGTAAGCACTGCGAGTGGGCGGATTTCATGGTCCTCGCTACCGGAAGATCCACGTGGCACGTCAAGAACATCGCTCAAGCCCTAATTTACAAG TCTAAGCAAAAGCAGCAAGGAGCTGAGCGGCTAGTGCTTCCCAGTGTGGAAGGGCAAGAGGGAGGGAAGTGGATTGTCATCGACTCTG gcAAAGTGATAGTTCATGCTCTTGATGAGAACGCTAGAGCTTACTACAATTTGGAGGCTCTTTGGACCTCGAAGAAGTTGGAAAAAGAAACATTGGAG GATTTGGATAAGGCTTTTGTGAAGATTCGTCCGAAGAACAACTCCAAGAGGAAACCAACAACGAAACGGGCATAA
- the LOC126608278 gene encoding protein ALP1-like, whose protein sequence is MSSSSSSKMMWEIEQEEEELFNQSQGMFNVRDWAQNEMEEDDERRRRDDESRMAGASQSRRVVQAVAHICRPNRAVNIDRNRQRRGQELLDDYFVRNSAFPETYFRRRFRMERHLFNKIMGAVCNHDSYFVQKPDAFGAMGLLPQQKITAALRMLAYGAAADQVDEITRMGQSTILESLMRFCSAIESIYTAEYLRRPTHMDLQRLLKKGEMRGFPGMIGSIDCMHWTWKNCPSAWQGAYGDRKGSKSIILEAVASFDTWIWHAFFGVPGAQNDLNVLAQSPVFNDVLQGNAPKVTYEVNGRMYDGPYYLADGIYPRWSTFVKTVPRPRSAKEKHFARCQEGCRKDVERCFGILQARWAIIRGAARLFDVESLRSIMMTCIILHNMIVEDEYDYEAVDEYEPDTMNNSRTRIYCAHDATDEPVQHEPLERDGRYNERIIQRYTALQRSNMHNARQLDLIEHQWELRGADDT, encoded by the coding sequence atgtcttcttcttcttcttcaaagatgatgtgggaaatcgagcaagaagaggaagaattgtttaaccaatcacaAGGAATGTTCAATGTTAGGGATTGggcccaaaatgagatggaagaggatgacgaGCGTAGACGGAGAGATGACGAATCAAGAATGGCAGGAGCCTCACAATCCCGTCGAGTCGTCCAAGCTGTGGCTCATATCTGCAGGCCCAACCGTGCTGTAAACATTGATAGAAACAGGCAACGACGAGGTCAGGAgctcttggacgattattttgtccgtaacagtgcattccctgaAACATACTtccgacgtcgttttagaatggaacgacatttgttcaacaaaatcatgggcgctgtttgcaaccatgattcttactttgtgcaaaagccggatgcttttggtgctatgggtctcctgcctcagcaaaaaattactgctgccttgcggatgcttgcatatggagcagctgcagaccaagtggacgagataacgaggatgggacaatcaaccattcttgagtccctcATGAGGTTTTGTTCggcaatcgaatctatctacaccgcagagtacctccggaGACCTACTCatatggacttgcaaaggcttctgaagaaaggcgagatgcgaggttttccagggatgattggaagcattgattgtatgcactggacttggaaaaactgtccaagtgcatggcaaggcgcttatggggacagaaaaggatcaaaaagtatcattttggaggcggtggcatcttttgatacatggatttggcacgcctttttcggggttccgggagctcaaaatgacctcaacgtccttgcccaatccccagtgttcaacgatgtcctgcaaggaaatgcaccaaaagtcacgtatgaGGTCAATGGACGTATGtacgacgggccatactacctagctgatggcatttacccaaggtggtcaacatttgtcaaaacagtgccacgtccgcgcagtgcaaaggaaaaacactttgcaagatgtcaagaagggtgcaggaaggatgtggagcgttgtttcggtatcctccaagctcgctgggcgatcatcaggggtgctgccagattgtttgatgtagagtcgcttcgatccatcatgatgacgtgcatcattcttcacaacatgattgtggaagatgagtacgattatgaagccgttgatgaatatgagccagacacgatgaacaattcaagaacacgtatatattgtgctcatgacgccaccgatgagcccgtgcaacatgagccattagaaagggatggacgttacaatgaaaggatcatccaacgatatactgcacttcaaaggtcaaatatgcacaatgcccgccaacttgacttgatagagcaccagtgggaatTGAGGGGTGCTGACGATACTTAA
- the LOC126607546 gene encoding TLC domain-containing protein At5g14285-like, translated as METSALPTPTLPTFFSIFLLIYLSAYFLLFRNWGPKHRPEASSCLISLSHGSAAAAMAAHAILRSHKATTFASPNTDTQNTVLEFSIAYFSLDLLHYLLFFPNDVIFILHHLATLYVFTTCRYAVRHGAHAILVLLLLAEITSGCQNAWTLAGFRRAGSPAAAKLYDFLSPKFYAFYSVFRGILGPVFMFKMGAFYVSGAADPVIPRWAWASWMVVISIAICLSILWVLNLWIDWYKNKVQKKKR; from the coding sequence ATGGAGACCTCAGCACTCCCCACCCCAACACTCCCAACATTCTTCTCCATCTTTCTCCTCATCTACCTCTCTGCTTATTTCCTGCTTTTCCGAAACTGGGGCCCAAAACACCGACCAGAAGCTTCAAGCTGCCTAATCTCTTTATCCCACGGCTCCGCAGCTGCGGCCATGGCCGCCCACGCAATCCTCCGCAGCCACAAAGCCACCACCTTCGCCTCCCCCAACACCGACACCCAAAACACCGTGCTCGAGTTCAGCATCGCCTACTTCTCCCTCGACCTCCTCCACTACCTCCTCTTCTTCCCCAACGACGTCATCTTCATCCTCCACCACCTCGCCACCCTCTACGTCTTCACCACCTGCCGTTACGCCGTCCGCCACGGGGCCCACGCCATCCTcgttctcctcctccttgctgAGATCACGAGCGGCTGCCAGAACGCCTGGACCCTTGCCGGGTTTCGGAGGGCCGGTTCGCCTGCCGCCGCCAAATTGTACGACTTTTTGTCCCCTAAATTCTATGCTTTTTACAGTGTGTTTAGAGGGATCCTGGGGCCGGTGTTCATGTTCAAGATGGGGGCGTTCTATGTGAGTGGGGCGGCTGACCCCGTCATCCCCAGATGGGCATGGGCTTCTTGGATGGTGGTGATTTCAATTGCCATTTGTCTTAGTATTTTGTGGGTTCTGAATCTTTGGATCGATTGGTACAAAAACAAAGTGCAGAAGAAAAAGAGGTAG